In one window of Paucibacter aquatile DNA:
- a CDS encoding DNA ligase, giving the protein MNGKAAGRAGAGLQRRQLLQLSPALLPAGTWAAAAPAPASAIKPPLLLAQTPRGGLDGLAGRDLSRYLVSEKFDGVRAYWTGERLLSRQGLVLAAPPSVLARLPPQQPLDGELWMGRGRFEACSAALRRSAPREDEWQQMQYLLFELPGGAGPFSARVARLQEIAAAADTPLLRVVPQDRVESLAALRQRLQAVLRAGGEGLMLHEADAPYLSGRHEALLKLKTHDDEDALVIAHLPGQGRWSGLLGALRVRNAAGQEFNIGSGFNEAQRRAPPPLGSTVSYRYRGLTGSGLPRFATFVRVQEL; this is encoded by the coding sequence GTGAATGGGAAGGCGGCCGGGCGCGCGGGTGCGGGCTTGCAGCGCCGCCAGCTCTTGCAACTCAGCCCGGCCCTGCTACCGGCCGGGACTTGGGCTGCTGCAGCCCCGGCGCCGGCCTCAGCCATCAAGCCCCCCTTGCTGCTGGCACAAACACCGCGCGGTGGGCTGGACGGTTTGGCCGGGCGGGACTTGAGTCGCTACCTGGTCAGCGAGAAGTTCGATGGCGTGCGTGCCTACTGGACGGGCGAGCGTCTGCTCAGCCGCCAGGGCCTGGTCTTGGCGGCGCCGCCGAGTGTTCTGGCGCGCCTGCCGCCCCAGCAGCCCCTGGATGGTGAGCTGTGGATGGGGAGAGGGCGCTTCGAGGCCTGCTCGGCGGCGCTGAGGCGCAGCGCGCCGCGTGAGGACGAGTGGCAACAGATGCAGTACCTGCTGTTCGAGCTGCCCGGCGGGGCCGGTCCGTTCTCTGCGCGTGTGGCCCGTTTGCAGGAGATCGCGGCTGCAGCCGATACGCCGCTGCTGCGGGTCGTGCCGCAGGACCGCGTGGAGAGCCTGGCCGCACTCCGCCAGCGCTTGCAGGCGGTGCTGCGCGCCGGTGGCGAGGGCCTGATGCTGCACGAGGCCGATGCGCCGTACTTGAGTGGTCGTCATGAGGCCTTGCTCAAGCTCAAGACCCACGACGATGAAGACGCCTTGGTCATCGCCCACCTGCCGGGCCAGGGGCGCTGGAGCGGCCTGCTCGGTGCGCTGCGCGTGCGCAATGCCGCTGGCCAGGAGTTCAACATCGGCAGCGGCTTCAACGAGGCCCAGCGCCGCGCGCCGCCGCCGCTGGGCAGCACCGTCAGCTACCGCTACCGCGGGCTGACCGGCTCGGGCCTGCCGCGCTTCGCCACCTTTGTGCGCGTGCAGGAGCTGTAG